One Nitrospiria bacterium DNA segment encodes these proteins:
- a CDS encoding AAA family ATPase: MSKNHQEAFSHVTYGIQQRKGFVLITGEVGTGKTTLCRLLLDHLGSHVKTSLIFNPNLSTLELLKSVNQDFGLAGNQSSKKELVDDLNQFLLKEIGRGGNAVLIIDEAQNLTVQCLEEIRMLSNLETENEKLLQILLVGQPELREKLHQTELRQLNQRIALRYHLLPLNEGEVDGYIAYRLKIVNGRERAYFTPEAVQDIHRLTGGIPRLINIFCDKALLAAYVSESHIISRDMVKEAASELKGLVTKVYSPDSEKRKKRKFIEREKSQKFKKVFLPAFGVAACFLLLSIPFLGNGENFMELSNFKLGGFAIPKKVIQPFQDIRILSSEENIQEDIFKPGGGGHLQEISSFSPMTGDSRWDSNGIFRENSLENTRFASWITLMALWDSRFYTDLFLESALGWGSDLQGLLAHFGFERTVIPLKWDWIQILDQPVILTLNREGREQTVVLRHIAGGEVIVLNPIRGKEQLSLQELKNRWGSQGEILWQPLRGIMFPLGIGDQGPHVANLQNWLKKEGFYTAKVDGQFGWFTMEAIFKIQKELGLPENGDFGEETALFLTKKILGNRAPSLEKPLVTDPKDEPESPNLVFNDAG, from the coding sequence TTGAGCAAAAACCATCAGGAAGCCTTTTCCCATGTGACCTATGGAATCCAGCAACGAAAAGGTTTTGTTTTAATTACCGGAGAGGTGGGAACTGGGAAAACGACCCTTTGCCGCCTTTTATTGGATCATTTGGGTTCCCACGTTAAAACCTCTTTGATTTTTAACCCGAACCTTTCCACCCTTGAACTACTCAAGTCCGTGAATCAAGATTTTGGTTTAGCGGGAAATCAATCATCCAAAAAAGAACTGGTGGATGACCTCAACCAATTTTTACTTAAGGAAATTGGAAGAGGTGGAAATGCGGTTTTGATCATTGATGAAGCCCAAAATCTGACCGTTCAATGCTTGGAAGAAATCCGAATGCTTTCCAATCTTGAAACTGAAAATGAAAAACTCCTCCAAATCCTTTTGGTCGGGCAACCCGAACTCCGGGAAAAGTTGCACCAAACCGAATTGAGGCAACTCAATCAAAGAATTGCCCTTCGGTATCACCTCCTTCCTTTAAACGAAGGGGAAGTGGATGGATACATTGCGTATCGATTGAAAATTGTGAATGGCCGAGAAAGGGCATACTTTACGCCCGAAGCGGTTCAGGATATTCATCGACTGACAGGGGGTATTCCCCGTTTAATCAACATATTTTGTGATAAAGCCTTGCTGGCCGCTTATGTTTCGGAGAGTCACATAATCTCAAGGGATATGGTCAAAGAAGCCGCATCCGAATTAAAGGGTTTAGTCACGAAGGTCTATTCCCCTGACTCGGAAAAAAGAAAAAAGAGGAAATTCATCGAAAGGGAAAAAAGCCAAAAATTCAAAAAAGTTTTTCTTCCTGCTTTCGGGGTGGCGGCCTGTTTCCTCCTTCTTTCCATTCCTTTTTTAGGAAACGGGGAAAATTTTATGGAACTTTCTAACTTTAAATTAGGTGGTTTTGCTATTCCAAAAAAGGTGATCCAACCCTTTCAGGACATTCGGATTTTATCTTCGGAGGAGAATATTCAAGAGGACATTTTCAAACCCGGTGGAGGGGGACACCTCCAGGAAATTTCTTCTTTTTCCCCCATGACCGGGGACAGTCGATGGGATTCCAACGGAATTTTTAGAGAAAATAGTTTGGAAAATACCCGGTTTGCTTCCTGGATCACACTAATGGCATTATGGGACTCCCGCTTTTACACGGACCTTTTTCTAGAGAGTGCCCTGGGGTGGGGTTCGGACCTACAAGGGTTACTGGCGCATTTTGGTTTTGAAAGAACCGTTATACCTTTGAAATGGGATTGGATTCAAATTCTGGATCAACCCGTAATTCTAACCCTGAATCGGGAAGGAAGGGAACAAACCGTTGTATTACGACATATTGCAGGGGGAGAGGTTATAGTGTTGAATCCGATTCGTGGAAAGGAGCAGTTGTCGTTACAGGAGCTGAAAAACCGTTGGGGAAGTCAGGGAGAAATCCTTTGGCAGCCGCTTCGGGGAATCATGTTTCCCTTGGGCATAGGAGATCAAGGCCCCCATGTGGCCAATCTTCAGAATTGGTTAAAAAAAGAAGGGTTTTATACAGCAAAGGTAGATGGACAATTCGGGTGGTTTACCATGGAAGCGATTTTTAAGATTCAAAAAGAATTGGGGCTTCCAGAAAATGGGGATTTTGGAGAGGAAACGGCTCTTTTTTTAACCAAAAAGATCCTTGGAAATAGAGCCCCCTCATTGGAAAAACCTTTGGTCACTGATCCGAAGGATGAACCAGAGTCACCCAACTTGGTCTTCAATGATGCTGGATAA